A stretch of the Cryomorphaceae bacterium 1068 genome encodes the following:
- a CDS encoding glycosyltransferase family 1 protein, with product MKIAVNTRLLLKDKMEGIGWFTYETLKRITTSHPEIEFIFIFDRKPSQEFIFSQNVKAVVAHPQSRHPILWYLFFEFGVYRVLKKHKPDLFLSPDGWLSLRSNVPQLSVIHDLNFEKHPEFVPFLVRKYYLYFFPRFAKKARRIATVSEYSKKDIENRYGVNKDKIDVVYNGVNDVFRVHTPSEIEAIRRQFTTGVPYFLFVGLIHARKNLKNQLLAFLKFKERHASDLKYVIVGEKFWWDNEIDEVLKNSKFSDDVIFLGRRRMDELIALYGGAYALTYASFFEGFGIPIIEAFKSGVPVITSNTSSMPEVAGEGALLVNPNSVNEIAEAMNRLVTDSSKRQSLIAFGKERAKKFTWENAAEGLWNSIQKALS from the coding sequence ATGAAAATTGCGGTGAATACACGGCTGCTGCTCAAAGACAAAATGGAGGGCATAGGCTGGTTCACTTACGAAACGCTAAAGCGAATCACCACTTCTCATCCGGAGATTGAATTCATTTTTATTTTCGATCGTAAGCCTTCACAAGAATTTATTTTTTCACAAAATGTGAAGGCTGTTGTGGCGCACCCTCAATCTCGACATCCGATATTGTGGTATTTGTTTTTTGAATTCGGGGTATACCGCGTTTTGAAAAAGCACAAACCCGATTTGTTCCTTTCTCCCGACGGATGGTTGTCATTGCGATCAAATGTTCCTCAATTGTCGGTCATTCATGATTTGAATTTTGAGAAACATCCTGAGTTTGTCCCTTTCCTTGTTCGAAAGTATTACCTCTATTTTTTCCCGAGGTTTGCCAAGAAAGCTCGGCGCATCGCGACAGTTTCTGAATACTCTAAAAAGGACATCGAGAACCGCTACGGAGTAAATAAGGATAAAATCGACGTGGTGTACAATGGTGTGAATGATGTGTTTCGGGTTCACACACCTTCCGAAATTGAAGCGATTCGAAGACAGTTTACTACAGGAGTTCCGTACTTCTTATTTGTAGGTTTGATTCATGCCCGAAAGAATCTGAAAAACCAATTGTTGGCTTTTCTAAAGTTTAAAGAACGGCACGCTAGTGACCTGAAATATGTTATCGTAGGGGAGAAGTTTTGGTGGGATAATGAGATCGATGAGGTTTTGAAGAATTCGAAATTTAGCGATGACGTTATTTTCCTCGGTCGGAGAAGAATGGATGAACTCATTGCGCTTTATGGTGGAGCCTATGCACTCACTTACGCCAGTTTCTTCGAAGGCTTCGGCATACCCATTATTGAGGCATTTAAATCAGGAGTTCCCGTCATTACTTCAAACACTTCATCAATGCCCGAGGTTGCAGGTGAAGGAGCTCTATTGGTGAATCCTAACTCCGTAAATGAAATTGCTGAGGCGATGAATAGGCTTGTGACAGATTCTTCAAAGCGACAATCTTTGATCGCTTTTGGTAAAGAACGAGCGAAGAAGTTTACGTGGGAAAATGCCGCTGAAGGACTTTGGAACTCTATCCAAAAAGCACTCTCCTAA
- a CDS encoding DUF5522 domain-containing protein, with the protein MSTGFGDFGRRKEFEKDDYYLSEEGYIVFTAKYLLKRGYCCQNGCKHCPYGFDKKKGRFK; encoded by the coding sequence ATGTCCACAGGTTTTGGTGATTTTGGTAGAAGGAAGGAATTCGAGAAAGACGATTACTACCTGAGCGAGGAAGGCTATATTGTCTTTACTGCGAAGTATCTTTTAAAAAGAGGTTACTGTTGTCAAAACGGATGTAAGCATTGTCCCTATGGCTTTGATAAAAAAAAGGGACGATTCAAATAA
- a CDS encoding methyltransferase domain-containing protein: MRSTAEILGHYLPLVQDSESKDYITIHSKRFSFLIDLILKSVNSKNGEGLSVMDIGPSFFTDVLSKNLPQAEIYTMGFAHAASRGGHFPEFIKIDPSKFHQFDLNKSDQKSEWISPPKMDVVIMGEVLEHLHTSPVHVLSFVRSFLKPGGLFILGTPNAVALEKRIHMLAGNNPYELIRLNKDNPGHFREYTVKELKELGEEAGLRMTDYETSNYFARFTNKGRLFDAVTNWLPQTFRTGINAVFTRD, from the coding sequence ATGCGCTCTACTGCAGAAATATTAGGACACTATCTACCTCTTGTTCAAGATTCTGAATCGAAAGATTACATCACAATTCATTCAAAGCGATTTTCATTTCTAATAGATTTGATTTTAAAATCGGTGAATTCCAAAAATGGTGAAGGTCTTAGTGTCATGGATATTGGGCCGAGTTTCTTTACTGATGTTCTTTCCAAGAATCTCCCCCAGGCAGAAATATACACGATGGGATTCGCGCATGCCGCAAGTCGAGGTGGGCATTTCCCGGAGTTTATCAAAATAGATCCATCGAAGTTTCATCAATTCGATTTGAACAAGAGCGATCAAAAATCAGAGTGGATCAGCCCCCCTAAGATGGATGTTGTTATCATGGGAGAAGTTTTAGAGCATCTTCACACGAGCCCGGTTCACGTTCTTTCTTTTGTCAGAAGTTTCTTGAAACCCGGAGGGCTATTTATTTTGGGAACGCCCAATGCTGTGGCTTTGGAGAAGCGCATACACATGTTGGCCGGGAATAATCCATACGAACTGATCAGATTGAATAAAGATAACCCCGGTCATTTCAGAGAATACACCGTAAAAGAACTGAAGGAGCTGGGCGAAGAGGCAGGCTTAAGAATGACCGACTATGAGACAAGCAATTACTTTGCGCGATTCACGAACAAAGGGCGGTTGTTTGATGCCGTCACCAACTGGCTCCCACAAACCTTTCGAACAGGCATCAACGCTGTTTTTACCAGAGATTAG
- a CDS encoding polysaccharide biosynthesis C-terminal domain-containing protein, with product MQRKFLSSLGLILLLNLIVKPFYLLGIDAEVQIRVGKDAYGLYFGLLNLSFILNMFIDLGINNFNNRNISQNIQLVSKHFTKLFTIKAYLAFGYALLTLGLGLALGYGQESFEILALLTLNQVLVSFILFGRSNLAALHLFSRDSIISVLDRALLIAFCSIFLFTNFTDQEFKIEWFVYLQTLAYVITLLVSIFMLRGNIGRLKFKFDKLFAIQIFKKSIPYATFTLIAGLYNRLDGIMLEKIGPEGSFTAGEYAQGFRFFEAASMFAYLFAVLLLPIYSRMLKEGSPIKPMVDTATRLLLGSSLAVAILFYFHGDFVLEWRYPDVTESSAQAFSALMIGFVGVGMFYVYGTLMTADEDLKKLNYISIGGLVLNVLLNFYLIPIHGAFGAAIATMATQLFAGVAQLFSVVIRFKFGVNTRLLLQFILYGILAVGTNLFLEDFIPENAFYRFLVSALVGGVLLLVTGLFSVNKFVRLLKSNE from the coding sequence ATGCAAAGAAAGTTTCTTTCCAGTTTAGGTCTCATATTACTCCTGAACTTAATCGTAAAGCCATTCTATCTGCTAGGAATTGATGCCGAAGTGCAAATCCGAGTGGGGAAGGATGCTTATGGACTTTATTTTGGCCTCTTAAACCTGAGTTTCATCTTGAATATGTTTATCGATCTAGGAATAAACAACTTCAACAATCGAAATATTTCTCAGAACATCCAACTGGTTTCAAAGCACTTCACAAAGCTTTTTACCATCAAGGCCTACCTAGCCTTCGGGTATGCCCTGCTCACCCTTGGGTTGGGGTTAGCTTTGGGATACGGACAAGAATCCTTTGAGATACTCGCTCTTTTGACTTTGAATCAAGTGTTGGTTTCATTTATTCTCTTTGGGAGATCAAACCTTGCTGCACTTCATCTTTTTTCAAGAGACAGTATCATTTCAGTACTTGATCGGGCGCTGCTAATTGCATTTTGTTCCATCTTCCTCTTTACCAATTTTACCGACCAGGAGTTCAAAATAGAGTGGTTTGTGTATCTACAAACTTTAGCTTATGTCATCACTCTATTGGTTTCCATCTTCATGCTTCGCGGCAATATAGGGCGACTCAAGTTTAAGTTTGATAAGTTGTTTGCCATCCAAATATTCAAGAAGAGTATTCCCTATGCTACGTTTACACTGATAGCGGGGCTCTACAATAGGCTGGATGGAATTATGCTGGAGAAGATAGGTCCGGAAGGGAGTTTTACGGCAGGAGAGTATGCTCAAGGCTTTCGCTTTTTTGAAGCAGCATCCATGTTTGCCTATCTCTTTGCGGTATTGTTGCTGCCCATTTATTCACGAATGCTAAAAGAGGGATCTCCTATTAAACCTATGGTGGATACCGCGACGAGATTACTACTCGGGAGTTCTTTAGCGGTAGCGATTTTGTTTTATTTCCACGGCGATTTTGTCTTGGAATGGAGGTATCCCGATGTCACGGAAAGTTCAGCTCAAGCCTTTTCTGCATTGATGATTGGTTTCGTCGGTGTAGGGATGTTCTATGTTTACGGAACCCTCATGACAGCTGATGAAGATTTGAAGAAATTGAATTACATCTCGATCGGGGGGTTGGTGCTTAACGTGCTTCTCAATTTCTACTTGATCCCGATTCACGGCGCTTTTGGTGCTGCTATAGCCACCATGGCCACTCAGTTGTTTGCGGGAGTTGCCCAACTATTCAGTGTGGTGATTCGATTCAAGTTTGGTGTGAATACCAGGTTGCTTTTACAATTCATTCTCTATGGTATTCTTGCAGTTGGCACCAATCTTTTCCTTGAGGATTTCATACCGGAAAATGCATTCTATCGCTTCCTCGTTTCCGCTCTTGTTGGAGGAGTGCTTTTACTTGTAACAGGTTTGTTTTCAGTCAACAAATTCGTTCGCCTTTTGAAAAGCAATGAATAA
- a CDS encoding Wzz/FepE/Etk N-terminal domain-containing protein has product MESKSFDFKWLIGVVKANLRLFILVAVLSAIVGVVISLPVFMTPKYKSTAVVYPTNIVVYADESETEQLLQFFEASSVRDSVIEKFDLYTVYDIERDAENSRFYLLEEYRNNVRVSKTKYESVMLEVIAEDPQLAKDMADEVIRQVNIKYDNVINDRSNLIAESFQKQLTYQKTVLDSLESLISRISTENDVLDYGNQTRELVRGYVDALSRNGTAGVNKDLAQLITSTQEKGSLVRMLQNLSYMGTMQYDFLSKKYLEQKVLAEGDLTYTDLIVEPEVADKKFWPVRWLVLVITMISALLFTLVMVLLLKKS; this is encoded by the coding sequence ATGGAATCGAAGAGTTTTGACTTTAAATGGTTGATCGGCGTCGTAAAAGCCAATCTTAGACTTTTTATTTTGGTAGCTGTGCTTTCTGCTATTGTAGGGGTAGTAATATCACTACCTGTATTTATGACTCCAAAGTACAAGAGTACAGCTGTGGTATACCCCACTAATATTGTGGTATATGCAGACGAATCAGAAACGGAGCAATTGCTTCAATTCTTTGAAGCTTCATCAGTAAGAGATTCTGTTATTGAAAAATTTGATCTCTACACGGTCTATGACATTGAACGTGATGCAGAAAATTCCAGATTTTATCTGCTTGAAGAATACAGAAACAATGTCAGGGTCTCAAAGACCAAATACGAATCTGTGATGCTCGAGGTTATTGCTGAAGATCCCCAATTGGCTAAGGATATGGCCGATGAAGTTATTCGTCAAGTCAACATCAAATACGACAATGTCATTAATGATCGTTCAAATCTGATTGCTGAATCGTTTCAGAAACAATTGACTTACCAGAAAACGGTATTGGACAGTCTTGAGTCTTTAATTTCGCGAATCAGCACAGAGAATGATGTTCTCGACTATGGAAATCAAACGAGAGAATTGGTTAGGGGATACGTAGATGCACTTTCCAGAAACGGAACGGCAGGTGTCAACAAGGATCTGGCACAATTGATCACCAGCACTCAGGAAAAAGGTAGCTTGGTTCGCATGCTGCAAAACTTGAGTTATATGGGAACCATGCAGTACGATTTTCTTTCGAAAAAATACTTGGAACAAAAGGTTTTGGCTGAGGGAGATTTAACCTACACCGACCTCATCGTTGAACCGGAAGTAGCGGATAAAAAATTCTGGCCCGTGCGTTGGTTGGTCTTGGTGATTACCATGATCTCTGCTTTACTATTCACGCTGGTAATGGTTTTACTGCTTAAGAAGTCGTAG